One Pelobates fuscus isolate aPelFus1 chromosome 8, aPelFus1.pri, whole genome shotgun sequence genomic window carries:
- the FZD7 gene encoding frizzled-7: MLYSGFLLCSIALLLQVTPPGSAAQQYHGEKGISVPDHGFCQPISIPLCTDIAYNQTIMPNLLGHTNQEDAGLEVHQFYPLVKVQCSAELRFFLCSMYAPVCTVLEQAIPPCRSLCERARQGCEALMNKFGFQWPERLRCENFPVQGANEICVGQNTSDTPSGPTANPTPYLPDIITFHPHNTRGFTCPRQLKVPPYLSYRFLGEKDCGAPCEPTKANGLMYFKEEEVRFARLWVGIWAILCAISTLFTVLTYLVDMRRFSYPERPIIFLSGCYFMVAVAYGAGFLLKEKAVCLESFSEDTYRTVAQGTKKEGCTILFMILYFFGMASSIWWVILSLTWFLAAGMKWGHEAIEANSQYFHLAAWAVPAIKTITILAMGKVDGDILSGVCYVGINSVDSLRGFVLAPLFVYLFIGTSFLLAGFVSLFRIRTIMKHDGTKTEKLERLMVRIGVFSVLYTVPATIVLACYFYEQAFRDSWEKTWLMQTCKSFAVPCPSHNFAPMSPDFTVFMIKYLMTMIVGITSSFWIWSGKTLQSWRRFYHRLSNNKGETAV, translated from the coding sequence ATGCTGTATTCGGGCTTCCTGCTCTGCAGCATTGCCCTGCTGCTCCAAGTGACCCCACCTGGTTCAGCCGCCCAGCAGTACCATGGGGAGAAGGGGATCTCTGTACCGGATCACGGCTTCTGCCAGCCGATCTCCATCCCGCTGTGCACAGACATCGCCTACAATCAGACCATCATGCCGAACCTGCTGGGCCACACCAACCAGGAGGACGCCGGGCTGGAGGTGCACCAGTTCTACCCGCTGGTCAAGGTGCAGTGCTCGGCCGAGCTGCGCTTCTTCCTGTGCTCCATGTACGCCCCGGTGTGCACGGTGCTGGAGCAGGCCATCCCCCCGTGCCGGTCGCTCTGTGAGAGAGCCAGGCAGGGCTGCGAGGCCTTGATGAACAAGTTCGGCTTCCAGTGGCCCGAGAGGCTGCGCTGCGAGAACTTCCCCGTGCAGGGGGCCAACGAGATCTGCGTGGGGCAGAACACCTCGGACACGCCGTCTGGACCCACAGCCAACCCCACACCGTACCTACCTGATATCATCACCTTCCACCCGCACAACACGCGGGGATTCACCTGCCCCAGACAGCTCAAAGTGCCCCCTTACCTGAGCTACCGCTTCCTAGGGGAGAAAGACTGCGGGGCCCCCTGTGAGCCCACCAAAGCCAATGGACTTATGTACTTCAAGGAGGAGGAGGTGCGCTTTGCCCGGCTCTGGGTGGGTATCTGGGCTATCCTATGTGCCATCTCGACCCTCTTCACAGTGCTCACCTACCTGGTTGACATGAGGCGCTTTAGCTACCCCGAGAGACCCATCATCTTCCTGTCTGGCTGCTACTTCATGGTGGCAGTGGCCTATGGAGCTGGGTTCCTCCTCAAGGAGAAAGCTGTGTGTCTGGAGAGCTTTTCTGAGGACACCTACCGAACTGTTGCTCAAGGCACCAAGAAGGAGGGCTGCACCATTCTCTTCATGATCCTCTACTTCTTTGGCATGGCAAGCTCCATATGGTGGGTCATCCTGTCTCTAACCTGGTTTCTGGCAGCAGGTATGAAGTGGGGCCATGAAGCCATTGAGGCCAACTCTCAGTACTTCCACCTGGCTGCCTGGGCAGTGCCAGCCATCAAAACAATCACTATCCTAGCAATGGGCAAGGTGGATGGAGATATCTTAAGTGGTGTGTGCTATGTGGGCATCAACAGTGTGGACTCCCTCAGAGGTTTTGTGTTGGCTCCCCTCTTTGTCTACTTGTTCATTGGAACCTCATTTCTGCTGGCTGGCTTTGTGTCCTTATTTCGCATAAGGACCATCATGAAACATGATGGCACCAAGACTGAGAAGCTGGAGAGATTGATGGTGAGGATAGGGGTGTTCAGTGTGCTATACACGGTGCCAGCCACCATCGTGCTAGCCTGTTACTTCTATGAGCAGGCCTTCAGAGACTCTTGGGAGAAGACCTGGCTCATGCAGACCTGTAAGAGCTTTGCTGTGCCATGTCCCAGTCATAACTTTGCCCCCATGAGCCCAGACTTCACAGTCTTCATGATAAAGTACTTGATGACCATGATTGTAGGAATCACATCTAGTTTTTGGATCTGGTCTGGTAAGACCCTGCAGTCCTGGCGCAGGTTCTACCACAGGCTaagtaacaataagggggagacagCTGTATGA